A genome region from Hevea brasiliensis isolate MT/VB/25A 57/8 chromosome 9, ASM3005281v1, whole genome shotgun sequence includes the following:
- the LOC110646481 gene encoding calcium sensing receptor, chloroplastic, with amino-acid sequence MAAGMALRSSCSSATSRLSLPLSPSASSPSRPSFFKFVLRPISVSLPTSTTISFLAVFTCLHEAKAFTLSTDQIVSSLTEVEKTIDQVQEVGSDFFDTAQRVFGIVSDALKPGVDAALPVVKQAGDQALKIASPAISEASKKALEAIQSSGIDTRPVLSAAKTAADAAQQTTKVIEEMKPIATSTFETILSADPVVIVGTSGAIFLAYLLFPPIWSVISFSFRGYKGELTSAHTLDLVSTKNYVMIDIRSEKEKKKAGIPRLPSNAKNKMIAIPLEELPSKLRDLVRNVKKVEAELAALKISYLKKINKGSNIVIMDSYSDSAKTVARALTSLGFKNCWIVADGFSGSKGWLQSRLGADSYNISYAEVLSPSRIIPAAARHLGKTNVKLLPGSD; translated from the exons ATGGCTGCTGGAATGGCCTTAAGATCTTCTTGTTCTTCTGCCACTTCAAGACTCTCTCTTCCACTTTCTCCCTCAGCTTCATCACCTTCCAGACCTTCTTTCTTTAAATTTGTGTTGAGACCCATCTCTGTTTCACTCCCAACTTCAACCACCATCTCTTTCTTGGCTGTCTTTACATGTCTTCATGAAGCCAAAGCTTTCACTCTTTCGACAGATCAGATTGTCTCCTCTCTCACTGAG GTGGAGAAGACAATTGATCAGGTTCAGGAAGTTGGTTCTGATTTTTTTGACACTGCTCAACGTGTTTTTGGGATTGTTAGTGATGCTTTGAAGCCTGGCGTAGATGCTGCATTGCCAGTTGTAAAGCAAGCTGGAGATCAAGCATTGAAGATCGCTTCTCCTGCAATTTCTGAGGCCTCAAAGAAAGCCCTAGAAGCAATTCAAAGCTCTGGCATCGACACACGGCCTGTTCTTTCTGCTGCTAAG ACAGCTGCTGATGCTGCACAGCAGACCACGAAGGTAATCGAAGAGATGAAACCCATAGCTACTTCAACTTTTGAAACCATTCTGTCAGCAGATCCTGTTGTGATTGTAGGAACTTCTGGAGCAATTTTTCTGGCATACCTACTCTTTCCTCCCATATGGTCTGTCATCTCCTTCAGCTTCCGTGGTTACAAAG GTGAGCTGACTTCTGCTCATACCCTTGATCTAGTATCTACAAAAAATTATGTTATGATCGACATTCGTTcagagaaggagaagaagaaggctgGTATACCCCGCCTTCCCTCCAATGCTAAGAACAAGATGATTGCAATTCC TTTGGAAGAGCTACCAAGCAAGTTGAGAGACCTTGTCAGAAATGTAAAGAAAGTAGAAGCTGAATTAGCTGCTTTGAAGATTTCATATCTCAAGAAAATCAACAAAGGCTCCAACATTGTTATCATGGACTC GTACTCAGATTCAGCGAAAACGGTTGCCAGAGCACTAACAAGTCTTGGATTTAAGAACTGCTGGATTGTAGCGGATGGATTTTCTGGAAGCAAAGGATGGTTACAGAGTCGACTAGGCGCAGATTCATATAACATATCTTATGCTGAGGTTCTCTCACCTTCCCGAATAATTCCTGCTGCAGCTAGACATTTGGGAAAAACCAATGTTAAATTGCTTCCTGGATCTGATTAA